The following proteins are encoded in a genomic region of Triticum dicoccoides isolate Atlit2015 ecotype Zavitan chromosome 1B, WEW_v2.0, whole genome shotgun sequence:
- the LOC119303506 gene encoding papaya proteinase 4-like, which yields MSLRRAVSFLLTRRLSSRVIPRTAPAGSFHSLGLPIGDGLRGAAGVAAAAAAFAGAGTLAVQYFRKGPNDDEPATRKKEQDIYIYKEEEMQERFANWMKRFNKTYRNEKEKAMRFQVFKETMTWIESQPPSSQKLMLPGNCFADLRSEELPCSQTCIGDLDDPDTKDYRENKFVTENVEGQAIVWKPVWPAVKQGGKQATQVSA from the exons ATGTCCCTCCGACGGGCCGTCAGTTTCCTCCTCACACGGAGGCTCTCGTCGCGGGTGATCCCAAGGACGGCTCCtgcaggctctttccactccttg GGCCTCCCCATCGGCGATGGCCTTCGTGGTGCTGCTGGTGTGGCCGCGGCCGCTGCTGCGTTTGCTGGTGCTGGAACCTTGGCAGTTCAATATTTCAGGAAAGGCCCAAATGATGATGAGCCAG CTACTCGCAAGAAAGAGCAGGACATCTATATATATAAAGAGGAGGAGATGCAAGAGAGGTTTGCGAATTGGATGAAGCGGTTCAACAAGACATACCGAAACGAGAAAGAGAAGGCTATGCGGTTCCAAGTATTCAAGGAAACCATGACGTGGATTGAATCGCAGCCCCCATCTTCCCAGAAGCTTATGCTTCCAGGAAACTGTTTTGCAGACTTGAGAAGCGAGGAGCTTCCGTGCAGCCAGACCTGTATCGGTGATTTAGATGACCCAGACACTAAAGATTACCGCGAGAACAAGTTTGTCACCGAGAATGTGGAAG GACAAGCAATCGTATGGAAGCCAGTATGGCCAGCCGTGAAGCAGGGCGGCAAGCAAGCAACTCAAGTCTCTGCCTAG